The Akkermansia muciniphila genome includes the window CCGGCGGTAGGCGTAAATGCCCAGATGGCGCAGGGGGGGGGTGACGCGGGGATGGCGGGCGTAGGGGATGACGGAGCGGGAAAAGTACAGGGCGTCTCCGTTGCGGGCCAGGGCCACTTTGACAATATTCGGGTTGTCCAAGTCTTCCTGTTCGCTGATGGGGCAGGCCACGGTAGCCATGGACAGGGCTTTATCGGAGACAAGGGCTTCCGCCAGGCTGTCGATCAGGGCCGGGTCAATGAGGGGTTCATCTCCCTGGATGTTGACCACATGGGTAGCGCCGGGGAAGGACTGGACGGCTTCCGCCAGGCGGTCGCTGCCGCTGGGATGGTCCGGGGAGGTCATGATTACCTTGGCGCCAAAGGCCGTGGCTGTATCGAAAATGCGCTGGTCGTCCGTGGCGATGGCAATGTCATCAAGGCGTGAACACCGGGAAACGCGTTCCCATACGTGCTGGACAAGGGGCTTGCCTGCAATGAGGTGAAGCGGTTTGCCCGGAAATCTGGAGGATCCCCAGCGTGACGGAATGAGGCCGATGATATGATGGAGAGAATCTGATGCCATGGAAAGAGGAAACGCTTCGGAAGCGTAACAACTCCCCCTGAATTAGTCCAGCCTCAAGCATCGGAGGGCCCGTTTTTCCGCAGGAACGGCGCCGTAGTCAGCCGGAAATGGCGGGAGTTCCCGCTAGTTGAGGTTTTTCCTCCGTCTTCCGGATGATGAGCGGCATGTATTCCCTGCGTACATGGAGGGGTACGTACAGTCCCTCCTTTTTGGCGCAAGAGAATAATATTTTGATGATGCCCAGGGAAATGATGTCCTGCGCAATGGTGACACTGTCCCCGAAGAGAAAGAAGAAGGTAATCGGCTTGATAATGTAGAGGGTTGAAACGTACAGGATTCCCAGCTTGTATTGGTGGTCGCGGTAGATTCTGCTGACAATCCATGCATAAGTTATACCGATGACGGACAGGATGGTGTACAGAGTCAGCCCCACGTAACCGAGCGTTTGAATGGTGGAGATGGGGCCACTGTGCCATATACCGTTCCAGGCAAAGGACGCCTGGTCCTGCGAGAGGTTGTAGGCTTCTTCATAAATGTTGGCTTTTACGATGCTGATATCCCGTGAGAATCCGTCTCCGAATACTTTGTCCTGGATGAAGTGTTCGCGATCGTCGAGCGCCCATTGCCACATTTCAAGACGCCAGTTCGTAGAGCCCTCCGCATCCATGCGGGCTTGTACATTGACGTCCAGGAAAGGGAGTGCGGAGAGGGTGCGCTGAACACCGAAAGGAAGGGAATGAAGGGCTCCTGCCGAGGACATGATCAGAAGCATGGCCATTCCGAAAACGGGGATCAGAATGCAGGATACCCATCTCCTGTAAATCAGGGAGACGAGGAAGAACAGGAGCAGCAACTGGGCCATCATGTTGCGGAAGCCGCTGAGCATGGCCCCGGCGAGCCCCATCAGGAGGAGGGCTGCACGCCAGGGACGCTTGATCATCTGCCATACGGAGTAGTTGATGATGACCAGCTGGACCACCAGCTGGGAAATGAGAAGGAGGGTGCCTTGCCGGGTGTTTTCCTGGCCAGGGCCGGCAGCAGCTGCCGCCGGATCTGCTCCGGCGGCATCCGGGGAGAGAATATTCCGGGCCGTCGTGATCAGCGTAGAGAGAATGACTAGGAGGATAGCCCATTGCAGCACTCTGCCGAATTGCTGGCTGGTGGTTTTCAGGGAGGAAAGGCAGAGGTAGGCAATCAGGGCTTGGAGGAACAAGATGTATCCCTTGCCTCCGTAATAGTCTTCCAGCACGTTCAGCCCCAGGCCGAAAGGATGGCTCAGGAAGATATAGGCGACGTGCATGAAGATGACAAGAACGGCAATATCCTGCAAGGGAGTGGAATTCCATGTCAGGGATGAACGCTTGATCATGACGTTCCATAGATAGAAAGGAACGGTGATGGTGTATGCCAAGAGGGGGGCATAGTCCGCCATCTGCCCTACAGGCAGGAAAATAATGGGCAGCCATATCCACAGGTACCACACTTTTTCCTTCATCAGGTATAGCCCGGCCAGGACGAAAGGGGAGACCGCCAGGGCAATGGAAAAGGGGTCTCCGTCCGCCGACATGACGCCGCCTATAATGGCAAGGAGAATGGCAACGACTGAAATCAGTACAACTTTAAATAAATTACCATTCATAGGGCTGCCCGTGATTCCCGCATATGAAGTAAAGGCAGGAAAAAGAGATGGATGGTGGAGTATAGGGGATTCGAACCCCTGACCTTCTCATTGCGAACGAGACGCTCTACCAACTGAGCTAATACCCCATGGGAAATACCGGAGGGAATCTAGTTGATCTCCTTCCCGAAAGCAAGCGTAATTCTTAACGTATGGCGAATAAGCCGGAAATCAAATTTGGAGGCTGGCCTGTTTTTACATTTTTTAACACGGATGGTTATAAACGCGAGCAGGCATGAAGAAGATTTTTTACTCCGAATGAGTTCCTGAAGAGATGCGGGATGGGATTTCAGCGGATTCTCTGAAAAACATCAATACCGGGGAATATCTTTATAGTTCCGGAAGAGGTAGAATGACCGTTTCAGTCTTGAAGAGAGCCATTTGCTGCATGGCTGTTCAATGCCGTAATGCAGGATGATTCCGACCACGATCAACAGCAGGCATGAGAAGAACCAGAAGAGGGTGGAATATGTTCCGTCGTGGTATTGCGTCCAAATATACTGCATGAAGTTCAGAACGGGGATGTGCATCAGAAAAATGGCGTAGGTCAGAAGGCTTGCCCGATTAACCAGATGAATGACGCCGGGCGGGATTTTCACGAACCGCGGCGCGTTGAATTTTTCCAGGGAACACGCACTGGAAATGGTCAGGATGGCTATCAGCGTGTCCGGCAGCAGAAAACCCATGGATATATTTTCTTCTCCAATCAAGAATGTCCCGATGAATGTTTGATAGAGAAGGTAACCTATTCCGCAAGCAAATATGGCAGGACTCCACGAAAAGAAACGTGCGTGCTTTTTATAAAGCCGTGCTGCATAACAACCTGCAAGGAACTGCCATAGGCGATAGGGAAAATAGGCGTAAAGCTGCTTATCCGGTTCCAGAAAGAAAATGCAGGCCAGCGCGGCTGCAAAACTCAGCGCCAGCATCAGGAGAAGATATTTGCGCCCGTATGCCACCAGAGGGAAAAAAAGTACCATGAGGATTTCAATCTTCATGTACCATAGAGGGTAATTGTCACCCGTGTATTGGTACACGAATTGATTGCCGCCGAATGAGGCGATGAGGACGCTGACCAGGTTATTGAAGTTAAAATGGCTTTTGTAGGACAGGAGCGCCGATAAGAGGAAGGCTGTGAACAATAACGGCCACAGGCGGCCAAATTTGGAGATATAGAAGGAGGAGGCGCTGAATTTTTCCTTCTTCAGCGTAAACATCATTAAAAAACCGGACAGGATAATGAACCAGTCCACACCCACGCCTCCTCCCGCGGGAGACCACCATGTCCAGTGGAAAAGGCAGATCATCAGGCACAGGAGGATTCGGATAAGTGAGATGCCCGGGATAAAGGCAGGGGGTTTCATGAAAATAAGGTATTAATGTCCCTACTTGTTCCGAATACGGTTCCTGAGGTGGCCTTCTTCAAGCAGGCCATCCATGTACAGGCCTACGGCCTGTGCTTTTCTGAGGCTCCGGGCCGCATTTTCCAGGGCCGGGAGAACTTCTTCATAGGAAGGGATGGCTCCTTTTTTGACGGGAGACGCTTCCACAATGTGCCATCCCCACCTGCTTTTAAGAAGCACGGGCTTGTGATCCGGAACGGCCGCCAGCTCCAGGCCCAGGGTTTCCGCCGCGCGGGCCGGATTGATCCAGCCCAGCTCCCCCCCCGCGGGTGCGGAACGTTCGTCTTCACTGAATTCCCTGGCAAGCCGGGAGAAGGTTTCCCCGGCTTGCAGGCGCGCCAGCAGCGTTTCCGCCGCCTGCTTAACCCGGGCGTCGTCCTTGTGCAGGGTTGCCAGAAAGATGTGCCGGGTTTTACGGAGATCAGGGGTTTTAAGCTGGTCGCGGATCAGGTCGTAATACGCCTTCAGGTCTTCGTCCGGCGGGTCCGCCGCCTGGGCCGTTGCCCGGTAGAGCTGTTCCGTCTGCTTGAGCCGCGCCGCTATTTTTTCCTGAAGCTGTTCCTGCGTCATTTTCTGGTCGTGCAGGGTTTTCAAGTATTGTTCCGTGTTTCCGTCAAAGCGGGAACGTATCTGTTCCACGGCGCGCGCGGCTTCCGCATTGCGGTTGGGGAGCTGAAGGTCATTCACCCTGGTTTTCAGCCGCAGTAGGGAGGAGGAAATCAGATCGTACCTGGCCCGCGGGGCAAGGTCACCGGCTACGTCCGGCTCATGGGTGAGCCTGATGCCGCCGTCCATGTCCAGCACGGGCGGCTGGCGCAGGAGCCGGAGTTCCGTCACTCTTCTGGAGAGCTGGTTGGCCGTGAGGGGTTCACCGTATACTTCCGCAATCCGGGCGGAGCTGTCTCCGGGCGGTCCCGGCATGGGTTTCAGATAGGCGTCCATCCGTCCGGCCAGGAAGCCGTGCCAGAGAAACAGGTCCCCCACCAGGTAGAGCAGGAACGCTCCGTAGATCACGAGCTTGAACGTGAATTTTCCAGTGGGGGACATGGGAAGGACAGGGAAGGGGCTGCGGGCCTAGTTTCCGCCGCCGGAGTCTGCCAGGCGGGCGGATTCCGGAGGAAGGAAGTTGCGGAACCTTTTCTTTTCAATGCACTTCATGTAGGCTTCCTCCGGAGAGACAATGCCCTGCTGGAGTTTTTGCCAGATGGCGTCATCCATGAATTGCATGCCCATGGATTTCCCGCCCACGATGACGTCCGGGATTTTCTGCGTGGCGCCTTCGCGGATGATGCTCGCCACGGCAGGCGTGGCAAAGAGGATTTCATTGACGGCTACGCGTCCCGGCTTGTCGCTGCGCTTCATCAGGAGCTGGGCCACCACGCCGCGGATGGAGCCCGCCAGCATGGTGCGCACCTGGGATTGCTGGTCGGACGGGAAGACGTCAATAATACGGTCAATGGTCTTACTGGCGTTGTTGGTGTGCAGGGTGCCGAATACCAGAAGGCCGGTTTCCGCCGCCGTGAGGGCCAGGGAAATGGTTTCCAGGTCGCGCATTTCACCCACCAGCACAATGTCCGAGTCTTCACGGAGGGAAGCCCGCAGGCCGTCCGCGAAGGAGGGCGTCTGGAGGGGCACTTCCCTCTGGGTGACGATGGATTTTTTATTGGGATGGACGAATTCGATAGGTTCCTCCACCGTGATGATGTGCCGTGACTGGTTGCTGTTGATGTAGTCAATGATGGCGGCCAGGGTGGTGGATTTACCGGAACCCGTGGGGCCCGTGACCAGCACCAGCCCGGACCTCATGTGGGCGAATTCCTTGACCACGGTGGGCACGCCCAGCTCTTCCAGCGTGGCGATCTTGGTGGGAATGAGACGGAAAACGGCTCCCAGGCCGTGCTGCTGCCTGAAGTAGTTGCAGCGGAAGCGGGAGGTTTCATCCATTTCATAGGCAAAGTCCAGGTCCCCTTCTTCCAGGTATTTCTGGAAGGCCTGGGGATCACAGATTTCCGCGAGAAGGTTTTTGAACGACTGGCCTTCCAGGTTCTCGTCGGAAATGGCGGAAATAGTCCCGTTGACGCGGATTTTTGGAGGCTGGCCTTCGCTGAGGTGAAGGTCGGAGCCGCCGGCTTCTACGAGATATTTAAAGTATTGGTCGATAACAGCCATAACAGGAGTGTGTCAAAATTAAAGGTTACTTGATTCCCAGGAAGGATTTCATGATGGTCTTGTCTTCCGCGCGGAAGAGGCAGTCGTCCGTGGTGATGAGTCCTGCCTGGTGCAGGGCTCTCAGGGAGTCGTCCATCAGGATCATGCCCTGGGCCTTCCCGGTCTGGATGCAGCCGGGAATCATGAAGGTCTTGCCTTCGCGGATGCAGTTGGCGATGGCGGGCGTATTGACCAGCATTTCAATGGCCAGGGCGCGGCCGTTGCCGTCCGCCCTGGGGACCAGCTGCTGGGAGATGATGCCGCGCAGGGATTCGCTGACCATGATGCGGATCTGGTCGCGCTGCTCCACGGGGAAGACGTCCAGCACGCGGTCCACCGTGCGGGCAGCGGAACCCGTATGCAGGGTGCCGAGCACCAGGTGGCCCGTTTCTGCCGCCGTAAGCGCCAGGGAGATGGTTTCCAGGTCACGCATTTCACCCACCATGATGACGTCCGGGTCTTCACGGAGCGCGCCGCGGAGCGCGCGGGCGAAGGATTCCGTATGCTTGTGCACTTCACGCTGGTTGACGTGGCAGTTTTTGGACGGGATCAGATATTCAATGGGGTCTTCAAGCGTGATGATGTGGTCGTGGCGGTCCTGGTTGATGAAGTCCACGATGGAGGCCAGAGTGGTGGATTTACCGGAACCCACGGACCCCGTCACCAGAATGAGGCCGTTGGTGTAGCGGGTGAGGGGTACCACATATTCCGTCGGCAGGCCGATTTCCTCCATGGTACGCACCCGCGTGTTGATGATACGGAAGCAGATGTCATAGCCCAGGCGCTGCTTGACCACGGAAGCGCGGTAGCGGCCGAAGTCGTTGGCATAGGCGAAGTCCACGTCCCCCCTCTGCTGAAGGCGGTTCCATTCCGGGTCTTCCAGAAAGCCCCTCGCCAGAACTTCCGTGTCCTGGGGCGTGAGATTTGGCGCTTCCTCCCAGATGGGGAGGAGCTGGCCGAACCGGCGCCAGGTGGGGCGGCTGTTGACGGCAAGGTGGATATCGGAACAGTCAAAGTCCTGTCCAAGCTTAAGATATCCGTCGACGTGGGGCAAAATGTATTCGCTCATGTTGTGAATGCAGCAAACTGATAAAGCTACATACTAACGAAAACGGGGCTTTTTTGACCAGCAAAAAATGATAGGGAAATGATTTCTGTGCGCCCGTCCTTCCGGGATCGCGGCAGGAAGCGCGGTTTTAAGGAAAAGGGAGGGCCGGGAGACTGCGGGGAGCTGAAGAAAACGCGCTCCCAGCCGCGCCTTTTCAGCTTGTTGAGCTCCTTGTTTCCAGGGATCGTCGCCCTTCACGGCAAAGGTAACCGGGCGGGAAAAACATCCCGGCAAGCCGTGTCCGCCGGCAGGATGTTTCCTGAAACGGTCCGGCGGGAATTCCGGCATTCACGGAAGGAGCCTGTTATTTGAACAGGCTGAGAAATTTTTTACCGGCCATGTCAAAGCCCATTTTTTTCAGGGAAGGGAAAGCCAGGGTAATCAGGATTTCAATGATGAAGCGGAAGATGGGGGAGTTTATCCAGCTTACGGAAGAATGCGGACGCGGCTGTGGGGCTGGATGACTTTTTTTACCCGTGAACATCCGGATCAGGAGAATGCCTCCCACGGTGCCTACAATGGAGCCGATCACGGGCAGGGACATGGCCCTCTTTTTCAGACGCCGGAAGTGGTCCGCCTGCTGCTGCGTCTTTTCCGCCAGAATATCCGCTTCATTGACGATATCCAGCCGGGATGAGGCCACCCGCATCAGGAGTGCGAGCTTTTCTTGAGAGCCATTTGCAGACATGATAAATCCGTTTTGAGTTCTTCCGCCGTCGCGGGGGCGATGGGCGTGACATGGGTGCGGCTGAAGAGGATGAGCGCCACGGCAGCCGCCAGAAGATGGAATCCGGTGGTTACCGCCAGTCCGGCGATGATTCCCCAGAAGTAAGCCATGACCATGGTCAGCAGGCACCACAGGAAAAGATAGCCGAAGACGGCCATGAAGGCGCCCAGCAGGAACAGGGCCATTTTTTTACCCAGTCTTTTGGACGCTTCCTCCAGCTCCAGCTTGAACAGGGCGGCCAGTGCTTCCACATGGGCCAGCGCCGCCGCTCCGGTTTCACGGAGGGACCGCACCATGGCCGCTCCTTCTTCCTTTTCCTCCACAATGGGGGTGACGAAGGTGCGCTTGAGTTTGTCAATCAGTCCCATGGCTCGGCTTGAAAGGGTGAGCGCGCCATGCGCCGGGGCGCATGGCGCGCAATGAGGGGTTAACGGCGGCGGATGAGCAGGCCGATGAGAAGGCCCACGCCCATGGCGATCAGCACGGACTGGGTGGGTTTTTCCTTCACGTATTCTTCACCTGCTTCATGGAATTGCTTGGCTTTGTCACGGATGACTTCACCCTTTTCCTGGGCGTAGTCACGGATGGTGGTGGCCTGTTCCGTAGCCGCTTTGCGGATTTGGTTCACTTTAGCCGCGGCGAAGGCTCTGGCCTGTTGAAATCTGGTAACGGCAAGCTCGCGTGCGGAAGGGCAGGAGCAGCTGGTGTCATTTGCTGCTGCGGTAGGTTCAAGTTCGGTTTGTTTGTCTTGCATGGTTGATTAGAGTATTAAGGGTTGGTTCCTGTTGAAAAACATGTCGGCTTACATGTTTTCGCCTCTCACATTAGGAATTATTTAGCACGCTCCCCACTATTGGCAAGTGTGTAAAGCGGCTTCAGCCGGAATTGTTCGCGTTCGTCAGCGGCGGCTTCCTGAAAAACCGCCGCGGGGGTCCGGCTTGATCTGGGGATCGTTCGGATTGCGGTAGCGCAGGATGCCGTAATCCCTCAGGTTGCGGATGAATTCCTGGGCATTGGAACGGAAGCGGGCATCGTAAAGTAGCAGCCCCAGGAAGCCCTGGTTCCTGCGCGCGTCCGCCGTAACGGAGGCTATTTGTTCAGACGCCTTGCGCAGGGCGGCCAGCGTGGGGGGGATTTCCTTGATGGCGGGGTCCAGGCGGTTGATTTTTTCTTCCGCCCCGGCAATGATCCTGCGCGCGTCCTGCACGGTGTCCTTCATGGCCGCCATCGTCGCGGGAAGCTGTTCGCCCGCTTTGTTCATCTGGGACAGCACGTTGCCGAGGTGCCGGAGGTTTTCCTGGCTCAGGATGCCTTCATTGATCAGTTTGGTGGTCTGGGCAAGTCCTTTGGCCGCTTCCCCGATGTTGAGGATGGCCTCGTCAATGTTGTCCGAATTCTTCTCAATCTGCTTGAGGATTTTCAGGATTTCCTCCGTAGCGCCCACGGCGTTGTTCTTGATCTTGCTGAAATCGCTTTCCGGCTGGCCGATGACCGTGGCGTGGGGTTCAATGTAGTCATGTGTGGGATGGGCGGGAGGGACAATGTCAATGTATTTGTCCCCCAGGATGTTCTGCATGTCCACGCGGAAGACGGAGCCTTCCTGGATTTTCACGTCGCTCTGGATATTGGCTTCCAGCATGACTTCATTGCCGGAGGGCAGCAGTTCGGGCGCCTTGGTGACCTTTCCCACCGTCACGCCGCCCAGGCGCAGCTGGGAGTCCTTGATGAGGCCTGCCGCATCCTTGAAGATGATGTTGATGGGATAGGTCTCTTCCTTGGAGGTTTTGATGTTGCCGAACCCCAGGATGACGCCGATGATCATCAGGATTCCGGCAATCAGGAAAATGCCCACCCAGGTTTCCGGCTTAAGTTTCTGCTTCATGGCGCTGTGGTAAAATGGTTATTGTTTCCGTTCACGTTCCGCCCGTTCCAGCAGAACCCGTTGAAAGTTTTCATGCCTGCCCGCCAGGGCAGACCAGTCTTCCCCGGAATCCCCGTACAGGAACCGTTGCAGGATTTCATCCGTGGAATGCAGGAGTTCTTCCGGTGTTCCCGTCCAGTAGACTTCCCCGTCCCTGAGATAGACGATTTTGTCCGCAATGCGGATCACGCTGGGCATGTCATGGGAGACGATGACGGTGGTGATTCCCTGGTCCTTGCATATCTGCCGGATGAGGAAGCTGATGCTGTCCGTGACGATGGGGTCCAGGCCTGCGGTGGGCTCGTCATACAGCAGGCATTCCGGCGTGGTGACGATGGCCCTGGCTACGGCCACGCGCTTGATCATGCCGCCGGAAAGGCTGGCCGGCATTTTTTCCTGCTGGCCCAGCAGGTCCACGGAGTCCAGGGCGGCGGAGATGCGGGCGTCCAGCTCCGTTTCATTCTTGATTCCTTCCTCCCGCAGGGGGAAGGCCACGTTTTCCCCCACGGTGAGGGAGTCAAAGAGGGCTCCCTGCTGGAACATGAAGCCTATTTTGCCGCGGATCTGCTTCTTGATTTTTTCCGGTGCGCCGCTGATGCGCCTGCCGTCTATTTCCACATAGCCGCCCAGCGGGTCCATCAGGCCGTCCAGATGTTTCAGGATGACGCTTTTTCCCGCGCCGGACCCGCCGATCAACGCCATCAGCTCCCCTTTTTCCACGTCAAAGCTGACGCCTTTCAGCACCTCCTGGGTGCCGAAGCTTTGTCTGAGCTGATGGACGCGGATGAACGGCTGCATGGCGGCGCGGACGGGTTATCTCATGAATCCCATGGGGAAGATGGAGTTGAGAATCATGGTCAGAATGAAGTTGGCAATGAGAAGGGCTACGGAGGCGTATACCATGGCCTGCATGGTGGATTTGCCCACGCCCACGGCACCGTTTGTGGTGCTCAGGCCCTCCCGGCAGGAAATGGTGGAGATGATGAGGCCGAAGACCAGGGCCTTGACCAGGGCCACGATGATGTCTCCCATGGTGACGAATTTGCTCATGAAGTGCATCCAGTAGGCCTGGTCCACGTTAAAGGACGTAATGCTGACGATGTAGGCGGAGGCGATGCCCACCAGTACGGCCTCCATCATCAGGATGGGCATGGAAATGAGCATGGCCTGAATGCGCGGTTTTACCAGGTAGTCCACCGGGTCCACGTTCATGGAGTTGAGCGCGTCCACCTGTTCCGTGACTTTCATGGTGCCGATTTCCGCCGCCATGGCGGACCCTACGCGGCCCGCGAGCATCAGCCCGGTGATGACGGGTCCCAGTTCCCGGAACATGCCCACGGCCACGACGGCCCCGCCCATGGTTTCCATCCTCACCGTCTGGAGCTGGAAAAGCGTCTGGGCTTCCAGCACGGCTCCGGTGAATGCTCCGGTGATGATGACCACCGGCTGGGACTGCACCCCGATTTTTGCAATTTGCTCCACAAGAACGCGCATCCGGAATTTGCCGGACCACATGCACGCCGTTACTTGGTAAAGCAGCAATCCGATTGACCCCAGGCGGTCAACCAGCCTTAGGGCGGCGCGGCCGACCATGGTGGCTAAATAGAATTGCATGGCTTCTACTAATCACTTCTTCCGCTGCAAGAGCAAGCGCAATGTGCGCCACGGGAAGAAAAGGAAGGCGCCGCGTCAATCCATCAGGCGATGGACGTAAGGCGTTTCCGGTTCGCCGGGAACGGAGCGCAGCAGGAGGCGCGGAGGCAGTTTCCGCCGCATCCATTCGGAGGCGCGGCCCTTCCGCTGCAGGCGGCGGATTTCCTGCTCCCGTTCCGGGAGCCTTTCCGCCAGCGGCGTGGCGGATTCATGATTCCGGTGCAGGCTTGCCAGGAGGCTGTCCCGTATGGCCGCCTCCGGCGCGGGGGAGAGGTGGCCGGGGAACAATTCCGCCAGTTCCGTTTCATATAAATCCCCCAGGGGCATGAAGTCTGCGGCCAGGGCTCCCGGCAGAAGCGGGGAATCCGTCATGAGGTCCGTTCCGTTCAGGGCGGAGAGCGGTAGCGCTCCTTCCTCCTGCGCCCACTGGCGCATGCGCCACATGACGGTGAAATGCTCATTGGGGCCCTCGTCTGCCGTATTTGCCGGGATGGTCCATTCTCTGGCATGGATGCCCAGCTTGTCCGCCAGTGCTTTCGCCCGGACCAGGTTCCGTTCCGGAATGCCGGGCAGGCGGGGAATGAGCCCCGTTATCTTCAGGGAGGGCAGCGCTTCT containing:
- a CDS encoding ABC transporter ATP-binding protein, whose product is MQPFIRVHQLRQSFGTQEVLKGVSFDVEKGELMALIGGSGAGKSVILKHLDGLMDPLGGYVEIDGRRISGAPEKIKKQIRGKIGFMFQQGALFDSLTVGENVAFPLREEGIKNETELDARISAALDSVDLLGQQEKMPASLSGGMIKRVAVARAIVTTPECLLYDEPTAGLDPIVTDSISFLIRQICKDQGITTVIVSHDMPSVIRIADKIVYLRDGEVYWTGTPEELLHSTDEILQRFLYGDSGEDWSALAGRHENFQRVLLERAERERKQ
- a CDS encoding MlaD family protein, whose protein sequence is MKQKLKPETWVGIFLIAGILMIIGVILGFGNIKTSKEETYPINIIFKDAAGLIKDSQLRLGGVTVGKVTKAPELLPSGNEVMLEANIQSDVKIQEGSVFRVDMQNILGDKYIDIVPPAHPTHDYIEPHATVIGQPESDFSKIKNNAVGATEEILKILKQIEKNSDNIDEAILNIGEAAKGLAQTTKLINEGILSQENLRHLGNVLSQMNKAGEQLPATMAAMKDTVQDARRIIAGAEEKINRLDPAIKEIPPTLAALRKASEQIASVTADARRNQGFLGLLLYDARFRSNAQEFIRNLRDYGILRYRNPNDPQIKPDPRGGFSGSRR
- a CDS encoding DUF883 family protein, with translation MQDKQTELEPTAAANDTSCSCPSARELAVTRFQQARAFAAAKVNQIRKAATEQATTIRDYAQEKGEVIRDKAKQFHEAGEEYVKEKPTQSVLIAMGVGLLIGLLIRRR
- a CDS encoding MlaE family ABC transporter permease — translated: MQFYLATMVGRAALRLVDRLGSIGLLLYQVTACMWSGKFRMRVLVEQIAKIGVQSQPVVIITGAFTGAVLEAQTLFQLQTVRMETMGGAVVAVGMFRELGPVITGLMLAGRVGSAMAAEIGTMKVTEQVDALNSMNVDPVDYLVKPRIQAMLISMPILMMEAVLVGIASAYIVSITSFNVDQAYWMHFMSKFVTMGDIIVALVKALVFGLIISTISCREGLSTTNGAVGVGKSTMQAMVYASVALLIANFILTMILNSIFPMGFMR
- a CDS encoding O-antigen ligase family protein, whose translation is MSADGDPFSIALAVSPFVLAGLYLMKEKVWYLWIWLPIIFLPVGQMADYAPLLAYTITVPFYLWNVMIKRSSLTWNSTPLQDIAVLVIFMHVAYIFLSHPFGLGLNVLEDYYGGKGYILFLQALIAYLCLSSLKTTSQQFGRVLQWAILLVILSTLITTARNILSPDAAGADPAAAAAGPGQENTRQGTLLLISQLVVQLVIINYSVWQMIKRPWRAALLLMGLAGAMLSGFRNMMAQLLLLFFLVSLIYRRWVSCILIPVFGMAMLLIMSSAGALHSLPFGVQRTLSALPFLDVNVQARMDAEGSTNWRLEMWQWALDDREHFIQDKVFGDGFSRDISIVKANIYEEAYNLSQDQASFAWNGIWHSGPISTIQTLGYVGLTLYTILSVIGITYAWIVSRIYRDHQYKLGILYVSTLYIIKPITFFFLFGDSVTIAQDIISLGIIKILFSCAKKEGLYVPLHVRREYMPLIIRKTEEKPQLAGTPAISG
- a CDS encoding peptidylprolyl isomerase, with the translated sequence MSPTGKFTFKLVIYGAFLLYLVGDLFLWHGFLAGRMDAYLKPMPGPPGDSSARIAEVYGEPLTANQLSRRVTELRLLRQPPVLDMDGGIRLTHEPDVAGDLAPRARYDLISSSLLRLKTRVNDLQLPNRNAEAARAVEQIRSRFDGNTEQYLKTLHDQKMTQEQLQEKIAARLKQTEQLYRATAQAADPPDEDLKAYYDLIRDQLKTPDLRKTRHIFLATLHKDDARVKQAAETLLARLQAGETFSRLAREFSEDERSAPAGGELGWINPARAAETLGLELAAVPDHKPVLLKSRWGWHIVEASPVKKGAIPSYEEVLPALENAARSLRKAQAVGLYMDGLLEEGHLRNRIRNK
- a CDS encoding type IV pilus twitching motility protein PilT, whose protein sequence is MSEYILPHVDGYLKLGQDFDCSDIHLAVNSRPTWRRFGQLLPIWEEAPNLTPQDTEVLARGFLEDPEWNRLQQRGDVDFAYANDFGRYRASVVKQRLGYDICFRIINTRVRTMEEIGLPTEYVVPLTRYTNGLILVTGSVGSGKSTTLASIVDFINQDRHDHIITLEDPIEYLIPSKNCHVNQREVHKHTESFARALRGALREDPDVIMVGEMRDLETISLALTAAETGHLVLGTLHTGSAARTVDRVLDVFPVEQRDQIRIMVSESLRGIISQQLVPRADGNGRALAIEMLVNTPAIANCIREGKTFMIPGCIQTGKAQGMILMDDSLRALHQAGLITTDDCLFRAEDKTIMKSFLGIK
- a CDS encoding type IV pilus twitching motility protein PilT, which codes for MAVIDQYFKYLVEAGGSDLHLSEGQPPKIRVNGTISAISDENLEGQSFKNLLAEICDPQAFQKYLEEGDLDFAYEMDETSRFRCNYFRQQHGLGAVFRLIPTKIATLEELGVPTVVKEFAHMRSGLVLVTGPTGSGKSTTLAAIIDYINSNQSRHIITVEEPIEFVHPNKKSIVTQREVPLQTPSFADGLRASLREDSDIVLVGEMRDLETISLALTAAETGLLVFGTLHTNNASKTIDRIIDVFPSDQQSQVRTMLAGSIRGVVAQLLMKRSDKPGRVAVNEILFATPAVASIIREGATQKIPDVIVGGKSMGMQFMDDAIWQKLQQGIVSPEEAYMKCIEKKRFRNFLPPESARLADSGGGN
- a CDS encoding phage holin family protein gives rise to the protein MGLIDKLKRTFVTPIVEEKEEGAAMVRSLRETGAAALAHVEALAALFKLELEEASKRLGKKMALFLLGAFMAVFGYLFLWCLLTMVMAYFWGIIAGLAVTTGFHLLAAAVALILFSRTHVTPIAPATAEELKTDLSCLQMALKKSSHS
- the kdsB gene encoding 3-deoxy-manno-octulosonate cytidylyltransferase, coding for MASDSLHHIIGLIPSRWGSSRFPGKPLHLIAGKPLVQHVWERVSRCSRLDDIAIATDDQRIFDTATAFGAKVIMTSPDHPSGSDRLAEAVQSFPGATHVVNIQGDEPLIDPALIDSLAEALVSDKALSMATVACPISEQEDLDNPNIVKVALARNGDALYFSRSVIPYARHPRVTPPLRHLGIYAYRR
- a CDS encoding acyltransferase family protein, with translation MKPPAFIPGISLIRILLCLMICLFHWTWWSPAGGGVGVDWFIILSGFLMMFTLKKEKFSASSFYISKFGRLWPLLFTAFLLSALLSYKSHFNFNNLVSVLIASFGGNQFVYQYTGDNYPLWYMKIEILMVLFFPLVAYGRKYLLLMLALSFAAALACIFFLEPDKQLYAYFPYRLWQFLAGCYAARLYKKHARFFSWSPAIFACGIGYLLYQTFIGTFLIGEENISMGFLLPDTLIAILTISSACSLEKFNAPRFVKIPPGVIHLVNRASLLTYAIFLMHIPVLNFMQYIWTQYHDGTYSTLFWFFSCLLLIVVGIILHYGIEQPCSKWLSSRLKRSFYLFRNYKDIPRY